In Apium graveolens cultivar Ventura chromosome 10, ASM990537v1, whole genome shotgun sequence, the following are encoded in one genomic region:
- the LOC141690900 gene encoding uncharacterized protein LOC141690900: MASTSNNNNVIPTVDPSQDPTSPYYVHPSDNPGMKLVSLKFDGNSYADWKRSLLLSLTAKNKIGFVDGSIVKPPLDDATYKAWDRCNCMMISWILGVLDQDIARSVLYYTTARDIWVNLEERFGQASGTTLYEIKQSLNEIKQGNDNISGFYTKMKMLWDQLDSVDSVPVCNCTNCNCGLTTKLMKFKEDGRVIDFLMKMNEGYEMLRGSILIMSPLPSISHVYRLIVQEENHKKIYQGSQGNPEQRMAFATNRRFTQDRFKQQFSRQSQGSDPRNRTSSFYCEHCKMPGHTVQRCYKIHGYPSNFRNDKRAATVQYEENSGNKAELQSSDKNVMFTADQYQQLLKLLGKEKLTENDVHGDNLQGSKSAHVAGKFCLTSVNGTHWIVDSGATDHMCSDLSFFIHVNELKGSNNLITIPNGK, from the coding sequence ATGGCTAGTACTAGTAACAATAACAATGTCATTCCAACTGTTGATCCGTCACAAGATCCAACTTCTCCATATTATGTACATCCGTCGGATAATCCTGGAATGAAGCTTGTATCGTTAAAATTTGATGGAAATAGTTATGCTGATTGGAAAAGGTCGTTATTACTGAGCCTAACAGCAAAGAATAAAATTGGATTTGTGGATGGTTCCATTGTTAAGCCACCTCTAGATGATGCTACATACAAAGCCTGGGATCGATGTAACTGTATGATGATTTCTTGGATATTAGGAGTTCTAGATCAGGATATTGCTAGGAGTGTGTTGTATTATACCACTGCTAGAGATATTTGGGTGAATTTAGAAGAGAGATTTGGTCAGGCTTCTGGAACTACACTTTATGAGATCAAGCAGTCTTTGAATGAAATTAAGCAAGGAAATGATAACATCTCTGGTTTTTACACAAAGATGAAGATGTTGTGGGATCAATTGGATTCAGTAGATAGTGTACCAGTTTGTAACTGTACAAACTGTAACTGTGGTTTGACTACTAAGCTGATGAAATTTAAGGAAGATGGAAGAGTAATTGATTTTTTGATGAAGATGAATGAAGGTTATGAGATGTTGAGAGGAAGTATACTGATCATGAGTCCTTTACCAAGCATATCACATGTTTACAGATTGATTGTGCAAGAGGAAAATCATAAAAAGATATATCAAGGATCACAGGGGAATCCTGAACAGCGAATGGCATTTGCTACAAACAGAAGGTTCACACAGGATAGGTTCAAACAACAATTCTCTAGACAATCTCAAGGTTCTGATCCAAGAAACAGAACCAGTTCATTTTATTGTGAACATTGCAAAATGCCAGGACACACTGTGCAAAGGTGTTATAAGATCCATGGTTACCCTTCTAATTTCAGAAATGATAAAAGAGCAGCTACTGTGCAATATGAAGAAAATTCTGGAAATAAGGCTGAACTGCAATCATCAGACAAGAATGTTATGTTTACTGCAGATCAATATCAGCAGTTGTTGAAATTACTTGGTAAAGAAAAACTTACTGAGAATGATGTTCATGGTGATAATCTACAGGGCTCCAAGTCTGCACATGTTGCAGGTAAATTTTGTCTCACCTCTGTAAATGGCACTCATTGGATTGTTGATAGTGGAGCTACAGATCATATGTGCTCAGATTTATCATTTTTTATTCATGTTAATGAATTGAAAGGAAGCAACAATTTAATCACTATTCCTAATGGAAAATAG